The following proteins are encoded in a genomic region of Hemibagrus wyckioides isolate EC202008001 linkage group LG29, SWU_Hwy_1.0, whole genome shotgun sequence:
- the LOC131349296 gene encoding signaling lymphocytic activation molecule-like gives SCDAGLLCEAGDETVTLQEVEGTTITLHTGITGIQSDAHIVWFYGPEKAEKKILNSQVFKGETVTEISERFKERLQLDRISGALTIRNISRTDSGVYLLHVITEHLSSRTFSVSVYAPVSAPVIRNQRGHRSVISTEPCFLLCSVENGEDVNLSWYRENERISTTSNTDLSVPLNLSLQLHHDKNTNTYICVSANPVSNKTSSLSITQLCYHTSGKTKDSHSLLPALISAGLFILLIILLTLGFWLKKKKHQEKSEELTYADVNIKAHTAERDKEEENSTVTDGEVERDSVVYSHVMRSK, from the exons agctgtgatgcaggtTTACTGTGTGAAGCTGGAGATGAGACGGTCACACTGCAGGAAGTGGAAGGAACCACTATAACTCTCCATACTGGGATAACTGGAATTCAGAGTGATGCTCATATAGTTTGGTTTTATGGACCTGAGAAAGCAGAGAAAAAGATATTGAACAGTCAGGTGTTTAAAGGAGAAACTGTTACAGAAATCAGTGAGAGATTTAAAGAGCGACTGCAGCTGGACAGAATCAGTGGAGCTTTAACCATCAGGAACATCAGCAGAACTGATTCTggagtttatttattacacGTCATCACTGAACATCTCTCATCTAGGactttcagtgtcagtgtttatg CTCCAGTATCAGCTCCAGTAATAAGAAATCAAAGAGGACACCGAAGTGTGATTTCCACAGAGCCGTGTTTCCTCCTGTGCTCTGTGGAGAATGGAGAAGATGTGAATTTATCCTGgtacagagagaatgagagaatctCCACCACCAGTAACACAGATCTCAGTGTTCCCCTCAATCTCTCACTTCAACTACACCATGACAAGAACACTAACACTTACATCTGTGTGTCTGCAAACCCTGTCAGCAACAAAACATCTTCTCTCAGCATCACACAGCTCTGTTATCACACCTCAG GTAAAACTAAAGATTCCCATTCGCTGCTTCCTGCCCTGATATCTGCTGGACTTTTCATATTattgataatattattaactctggGGTTTtggctgaaaaagaaaaagcaccaAG aaaaATCTGAGGAACTGACTTACGctgatgtgaatattaaagctcacactgcagagagagataaagag GAAGAAAACTCCACAGTAACGGATGGTGAAGTGGAGAGAGACTCTGTGGTGTATTCACATGTGATGAGATCCAAATAA